One window of the Dreissena polymorpha isolate Duluth1 chromosome 5, UMN_Dpol_1.0, whole genome shotgun sequence genome contains the following:
- the LOC127831253 gene encoding uncharacterized protein LOC127831253: MDIRKAPPSERGSYRASYSHDDLTHAFNMCIEQGLPVERVAKKFGIPINTLKDRVRGKIDIDTVKSGPSPSFDIMQETLLCEHIKTMAEIGMGYSRQETINLASDYAIHLGIKKQGERLSLKWLYGFLGRWPELKVKKPQSLEIASARSATKTTIENYFKELNNILTKYHLTEKPSRIYNIDEKGLSTNHKPPKIVTGKAYKAQAVTAGKSQTVTLIGGGNASGQQIPPYFIFPGARMHASLLEGSTPGTYGTVSDSGWSNTDIFSHYIKYHLEPLLPTRDANNPILILYDGHKSHVSIGLIEWAKSNHIILFVLPPHCSHILQPMDVSCFGPFENAWNAACHHHIRVTGGYVVTKNDVCCIACKVYTATLTPVNIQSAFRRCGIHPFNANVISDIAIAPSLAFAKTTQTQLVQESQGTSVDYFEKRCAPIIDNVRPAKIRKTLSKVVAEPEFYHLGSKPEGMWVKPRAKTV, from the exons atggaCATCCGAAAG GCCCCTCCTTCGGAAAGAGGCAGCTACAGGGCCAGTTATTCACATGATGACCTTACACATGCGTTCAATATGTGTATTGAACAAGGGCTTCCTGTTGAGAGGGTTGCTAAAAAGTTCGGTATTCCGATAAACACTTTAAAAGACAGAGTTCGTGGAAAAATTGACATAGACACAGTGAAATCTGGCCCTTCCCCTTCCTTTGATATCATGCAGGAAACATTGCTCTGTGAGCATATTAAAACTATGGCAGAAATTGGCATGGGTTATTCTCGTCAAGAAACAATTAACCTAGCCTCTGATTATGCCATTCATTTGGGAATCAAAAAACAGGGTGAAAGGTTAAGTTTGAAATGGTTGTATGGGTTTTTGGGAAGATGGCCGgagttaaaggtaaaaaaacctCAATCACTTGAAATAGCAAGTGCCAGAAGTGCCACTAAGACCACAATTGAAaactattttaaagaattaaacaatatattaaccaAATATCATTTGACAGAAAAGCCATCAAGAATCTACAATATTGACGAAAAAGGTCTTAGTACAAATCACAAACCACCTAAAATTGTTACAGGCAAGGCCTACAAAGCACAGGCGGTGACAGCTGGTAAGTCCCAGACGGTGACCCTTATTGGTGGAGGTAACGCTTCAGGGCAACAAATTCCGCCATATTTCATATTTCCTGGTGCCCGAATGCATGCATCCCTACTAGAAGGATCAACACCAGGAACGTATGGGACAGTGTCTGACTCCGGCTGGTCCAATACCGACATATTTTCTCATTACATAAAATACCATCTTGAACCCTTGCTTCCAACACGTGATGCTAACAACCCCATCCTGATATTGTATGACGGTCATAAAAGCCATGTCTCAATTGGTTTAATAGAATGGGCAAAATCAAATCATATAATTCTATTTGTTCTTCCGCCCCATTGTAGCCACATACTTCAACCCATGGACGTCTCGTGTTTCGGTCCGTTTGAAAATGCATGGAATGCGGCATGCCATCACCATATTAGAGTTACTGGGGGTTATGTTGTTACCAAAAATGATGTATGTTGTATTGCATGTAAGGTGTACACAGCCACGCTTACACCCGTGAACATTCAGTCTGCTTTCCGTCGATGTGGAATACACCCATTCAATGCCAATGTCATAAGTGATATTGCTATTGCACCATCTCTTGCTTTTGCAAAGACCACCCAAACACAATTAGTGCAAGAGTCTCAAGGAACATCTGTTGATTATTTCGAAAAACGATGCGCGCCAATTATTGATAATGTACGCCctgcaaaaataagaaaaactctTAGTAAAGTTGTTGCAG AACCGGAATTCTACCACTTAGGGTCGAAACCGGAAGGTATGTGGGTGAAGCCCCGAGCAAAGACGGTGTAA